In Amaranthus tricolor cultivar Red isolate AtriRed21 chromosome 5, ASM2621246v1, whole genome shotgun sequence, a genomic segment contains:
- the LOC130813290 gene encoding protein TIC 214-like, translated as MRKKPEIPLSQQEKLKEQEVKKEELAEKKLEEFLLTQKEEKAKLEEDKQIKVAETWDTVPFAQLIRSLMLMTQSIFRKYILIPLLIIAKNIVRLLLFQRAEWSEDFDDWSKERHIKCTYNGVQLSETEFPQDWLTDGIQIKIVFPFYLKPWHTSRDLIKKQNQPDDYCFLTVFGTETDSLFGPPRKHPSFFNRIFKQLGKNIRKFPNTRKFWIMKILLFFKKIKIMLKENRILGFGVSEESREIKKEKDSIITNHMIREIKKEKDSIITNHMIHESSIQTRFLNRTNSSVPEKKIKDLANRTRTIKKK; from the coding sequence ATGAGAAAAAAACCAGAAATTCCACTTTCTCAACAGGAAAAATTAAAGGAACAAGAAGTAAAGAAAGAAGAATTAgcggaaaaaaaattagaagaatTTCTATTAACGcaaaaggaagaaaaagcaAAACTAGAAGaagataaacaaataaaagtagCCGAAACCTGGGATACCGTCCCGTTTGCTCAACTAATAAGGAGTTTGATGTTAATGACTCAGtccatttttagaaaatatattttaattccttTATTGATAATAGCAAAAAATATTGTTCGTCTACTATTATTCCAACGTGCTGAGTGGTCTGAAGATTTCGATGACTGGAGTAAAGAACGACATATTAAATGTACCTATAATGGTGTTCAATTATCAGAAACCGAATTTCCTCAAGACTGGTTAACAGATGGTATTCAGATAAAGATAGTATTTCCTTTCTATCTAAAACCTTGGCACACATCCCGAgatctaataaaaaaacaaaatcaaccagatgattattgttttttaacaGTTTTCGGAACAGAAACTGACAGTCTTTTTGGTCCTCCCCGAAAACACCCTTCTTTTTTTAACCGTATTTTTAAACAATTAGGCAAAAATATTCGAAAGTTTCCaaatacaagaaaattttggatTATGAAAATccttctattttttaaaaaaataaaaataatgttaaaggAAAATCGAATTCTAGGATTTGGAGTGAGCGAAGAATCTagggaaataaaaaaagaaaaagattcgaTAATTACTAATCATATGATTagggaaataaaaaaagaaaaagattcgaTAATCACTAATCATATGATTCATGAATCGTCCATTCAAACTCGATTCCTGAATCGGACAAATTCTTCAGtgccagaaaaaaaaataaaagatttggCTAATCGAACAaggacaataaaaaaaaaatag
- the LOC130813386 gene encoding pentatricopeptide repeat-containing protein At4g20770-like: MAAQNFKCLKAMTNDPKLWHRRLGHINTHTMHELISKDLVKGLPALDYKHIPTCDACIRGKQVRSLFKLKKMDTIQSLNEIEERQVVNIEDSQPHLETQSQDLETAPEHNAFDTAIRNSSMEISCLQSHSKLKEIKVVYDFILKSKMKVYVFVDNNLINGYLRFGKLKEANKVFDEISERSVAFWTAMQNRHLKFGFLRVYEVGINKQDIVAWTTMITSCSQQGYSEKAFSLLSRMLVNRHFLNKHTICSVLKACGEEKALKFGRQLHGITVKKLIKNNVYTDILLVNSV, translated from the exons ATGGCAGCTCAGAATTTTAAGTGCTTGAAGGCTATGACaaatgatccaaaactatggcatagacgtcttggtcacatcaatacgcATACCATGCATGAATTaataagtaaagatctagttaagggacttccagcccTTGACTACAAACACATTCCTacatgtgacgcatgcattagaggaaaacaagtaagaagtttaTTTAAActgaagaaaatg gataccatacaaagtcttAATGAGATTGAAGAACGACAGgttgtaaacattgaagactcacagcctcatcttgagacccaatctcaagaCTTGGAAACAGCTCCTGAACATAATGCTTTCGATACAGCAATTAGAAATTCCTCAATGGAA ATTTCTTGCCTTCAATCACATTCtaaattgaaagaaattaaggTGGTATATGATTTCATTTTGAAGAGTAAAATGAAAGTATATGTGTTTGtagataataatttgattaatgGGTATTTGAGATTTGGGAAGTTAAAGGAAGCCAATAAGGTGTTCGATGAAATCTCTGAACGTAGTGTTGCTTTTTGGACTGCAATGCAAAATAGGCAtttgaaatttggttttttaagagtttatgaAGTCGG GATAAACAAGCAGGATATAGTTGCTTGGACTACGATGATCACTTCTTGCTCGCAACAGGGTTACAGTGAGAAAGCTTTCTCACTGCTATCACGAATGCTGGTTAACAGACATTTTCTGAATAAACATACTATATGTAGTGTTTTGAAGGCGTGTGGAGAAGAAAAGGCACTGAAATTTGGAAGACAATTGCATGGTATTACAGTTAAGAAACTGATCAAAAACAATGTTTATACTGATATTCTTTTGGTGAACAGTGTTTAG
- the LOC130813708 gene encoding protein TIC 214-like: MIFRSFLLGNLVSLGMKIINSVVVVGLYYGFLTTFSIGPSYLFLLRSQVMEEGEEGTEKKVSATTGFIMGQLMMFISIYYTPLHLALGRPHTITVLALPYLLFHFFWNNHKHFFDYGSTSRNSMRNLSIQCVFLNNLIFQLFNYFILPSSTLARLVNIYMFRCNNKMLFVTSSFVGWLIGHILFMKWVGLVLVWIQQNHSIRSNKYLVSELRNSMARIFSILFFITCVYYLGRMPSPIFTKKLKETPETKESEEETEQEEEGFTEEDPSLSLFSEEKEDPDKIQIDEMEKIRVNGKDKTKDEFHLHLKEACYKNSPTSLEILKEEKKNFFGFEKSLLFLLFDYKRWNRPTRYIKNNRFENAVRNEMSQYFFYTCQNDGKQRISFTYPPTLSIFWEMIQRKISLDTTEKFLYDDELSNNWISTNEQKRNSLSNELNNRITVLDKDIFYIDVLDKKTRLCLENKIVN, from the coding sequence ATGATTTTTCGATCTTTTCTACTAGGTAATCTAGTATCCTTAGGCATGAAGATAATCAATTCGGTCGTTGTGGTCGGACTCTATTATGGATTTCTGACCACATTCTCCATAGGGCCCTCTTATCTCTTCCTTCTCCGATCCCAGGTtatggaagaaggagaagaaggaacCGAGAAGAAGGTATCAGCAACAACTGGTTTTATTATGGGACAGCTCATGATGTTCATATCGATCTATTATACGCCTCTGCATCTAGCATTGGGTAGACCTCATACAATAACTGTCCTAGCTCTACCCTATCTTTTGTTTCATTTCTTCTGGAACAATCACAAACACTTTTTTGATTATGGATCTACTAGCAGAAATTCAATGCGTAATCTCAGCATTCAATGTGTATTCctgaataatctcatttttcaattattcaACTATTTCATTTTACCAAGTTCAACGTTAGCCAGATTAGTCAACATTTATATGTTTCGATGCAACAACAAGATGTTATTTGTAACAAGTAGTTTTGTTGGTTGGTTAATTGGTCACATTTTATTCATGAAATGGGTTGGATTGGTATTAGTCTGGATACAGCAAAATCATTCTATTCGATCTAATAAGTACCTTGTCTCAGAATTGAGAAATTCTATGGCTCGAATTTTTAGTATTCTCTTCTTTATTACCTGTGTCTACTATTTAGGCAGAATGCCGTCACctatttttactaaaaaacTGAAAGAAACCCCAGAAACGAAAGAAAGTGAGGAAGAAACAGAACAGGAAGAAGAGGGATTCACCGAAGAAGATCCTTCTCTATCCCTTTTTTCGGAAGAAAAGGAGGATCCGGACAAAATCCAAATCGATGAAATGGAAAAGATCCGAGTGAATGGAAAGGACAAAACAAAGGATGAATTCCACTTGCACTTAAAAGAAGCATGCTATAAAAATAGCCCAACTTCGTTAGAAATActtaaagaagaaaagaaaaacttcTTCGGGTTTGAAAAatcccttctttttcttcttttcgacTATAAACGTTGGAATCGTCCAACGCGATATATAAAAAACAATCGATTTGAAAATGCGGTAAGAAATGAAATgtcacaatattttttttatacatgtcAAAATGATGGAAAACAAAGAATTTCTTTTACATATCCACCCACTTTATCAATTTTCTGGGAAATGATACAAAGAAAGATTTCTTTGGATACAACAGAAAAATTCTTATATGATGATGAACTATCCAATAATTGGATTTCTACaaatgaacaaaaaagaaacagtttaagcaatgaattaaataatagaaTTACGGTTCTAGACAAAGACATTTTTTATATAGATGTACTCGATAAAAAAACAAGATTATGCTTAGAAaacaaaatagtaaattaa